The segment TCATCAGGTCTGTCCGATATCGAATTGGACGAAGTTCTGATCTCCCGTCAGGCTCTTCATGCTTTTCGTCTCGAAATCACCCACCCGCAGAGTGGAAAAAGAATGCAATTTGAGGCACCATTACCGGAAGACTTTATGAAAACACTCGAAGCCCTCCGGCGTTATCGGTCCAAAAAATAATTCGCAACATGTCCTGTAGCTGCGATGACCGAGCAGTCTGATTGTTACAATACGACCGAGATTAATCCCGGGGAATCCCACTTTCAGTAAGGTGACACCATGAAACTGGCCAAAGTTGTTGCAGCAGGAGAAGTTACACCGGCAGTTGTTGAAGGCGACGAAGTCCGTCTGCTTGATCTGACTCAAGTTGAGAATGTGAAAACGCTGTCGGACATCCTGCATTCCCCTGATCCCGTTGGCTTAACCCGGTTCCTCATCGATACCAAGCTGGACCCCGTCTCGGTTGAACAGGTGGAATGGCTGCCACCGCTGGATCAGCAGGAAGTCTGGGCCGCGGGTGTGACCTACAAGCGGAGCCAACAGGCCCGTATGGAAGAATCCGAAACGGGTGCTTCTCATTACGATAAAGTTTACGAAGCGGATCGCCCCGAACTGTTCTTTAAAGCGACTCCCAACCGCGTCGTCGCCCCTGGTAAGCCTGTTCGTGTTCGCTATGACAGCAACTGGTCTGTCCCGGAGCCCGAATTCGCCCTGGTGATAAACCCTGACATGAAGATTGTCGGGTACACAATCGGAAATGACATGTCGGCCCGCGACATCGAAGGGGAAAACCCGCTGTATCTGCCCCAGGCAAAGTTATACAAAGAATGTTGTGCCCTCGGACCTTCCATTCTTTTAGCGGGCGACGGAGAGTTGAACCTTGCCGAAATTGAAGTCCGTTTGAAAATCGAACGCAATGGAGAAACCATCGTCTCCGGAGAGACCGCCCTCGATCAACTGCACCGATCTCTGACGGAACTCGTCGCCTGGCTTGGTCGCGATAATGAATTCCCTGGCGGAGCGATTCTGCTCACCGGTACCGGGATCATTCCTCCCGATGAATTCTCGCTCGAACAGGACGACCTTATTCATATGTCCGTCACTGGCATCGGTACTTTAACCAACCCGGTTGTGAAGGACTGATGACAGAATTGACTGACGACAGAATAGGCTGACGACGCTGGGAGCAGGTCGATTATTGATCGACGTCGACGACAACCAGGCACTGAACGCGACAGGGAGGCAACATCGCCATGGCGACAAATTGGAATCAAGTACGACAGGGCGATTGCATTAAAGGGATGCAACAGCTTGAAGGTGGCTCGGTTGATCTTGCTTTCGCCGATCCTCCGTTCAACATCGGATACGATTACGACACGTACAATGACGACCGCTCTGCTGACGAGTATCTCGACTGGTCGAAAACCTGGCTCAGTGAAGTTGTCCGAGTTCTCAAACCTGATGGCACCTTCTGGTTGGCGATTGGTGACGAATACGCGGCCGAACTCAAAGTCATGATGCAGAGAGAACTCGGCCTGCACTGCCGCAGTTGGGTCATCTGGTATTACACCTTTGGCGTGAACTGTAAAAACAAATTCAGCCGCTCGCACGCGCATCTCTTTCATATGGTTAAGAATCCGAAAGAGTTCACCTTCAACGCCGACGATCCTCAGATTCGCATCCCTTCCGCGCGCCAACTCGTCTACGGTGACAAGCGAGCCAACCCGAAAGGACGTCTGCCGGACGATACCTGGATTCTTCGGCCACAGGATATTCCAGAGTCGTTCCAATCCGAAGAAGATACCTGGTACGTCCCTCGTGTGAATGGAACGTTCAAAGAGCGCAAAGGATGGCACGGTTGCCAGATGCCGGAATTGATTCTTGCTCGCATTATCCGCGCCTGCACTCACGAGGGAGCCAAAGTCCTCGACCCCTTCTCGGGAAGCGGCACCACACTTGCCGTCGCTAAAAAACTCCACCGGGAATTTCTCGGATTTGAATTGTCCGAAGAATACACCACCCGCGTAAACGAACGCCTTTCGGAAATTACTCCCGGTGATCCATTACAGGGGACCGAAAACCCGCTCAAGAGTGCTCCTTCGACCAAGAATGGAAAGACACTCGAGTCGCGTCAAAAGAAGAACAAAACGATACCGAAAGAACGTCTCTAATCGCACGCTTCTTTAATGTTTGTTCACGGCTAATATCACCGCACGATTTCTCGTGCGGTTTTTTTTATCGACCTCAGTTTTTGCCCCGATTTCCCAGTGACTAAAAAAGTACAGGTTCTACTTCTAGACATGCGAGTTGGCTATCAATCATCACTTTTCAAAAATCCGAATGAAGAGTTCAATAACCTGGGACTCTTTGTCCTCCGGATTTTCACTGTGCTGAACGTAGCTTAAGAGTTTGATCGGCTCCCCTTTGAGGAGCCAAATCTGATCTCCTTTTTTCACAAACCATTCGTTATCGGACGTGAAAAAATGCGAACTTCCAACTCTCCAAATAATTCCTGGGCTTCTCTCGAAGAAGGCTTCAAGTCGATTTGAAAAAGGAGGTGAATCTAAATACATTTCAGACATAGTATGTTTGTAGATGGTGCCATCAGGAAGCGGCTGCATTCGATAAATTTCTGCGATGCACGGGGAAAAGTTTTCGATCGACACTTTGCAATCGAGTTTTTCATTCGACGTGGTGGATGTATCAATATAGAGCAGGGCATCGGCTGGGCCGCTGCTGAATGCGTAAACGAGGGCAAACGAGAATACACTCAGAATGAATAAACCCGACCCAATCCAGCGCCATCGTCGTGGGGCTTTCTGCTCCTCATTTTGTTTTTCTGCTTCTGTCGACATGTATTCTTCCTCGATTAGACCGATGCATATGACAGTTTGGATCATTACATTCCTGACCTGTTGACTTATTAACAAGTCTTGCTGTGGCGCCATTTTAACTATATAAAGGAGGTCTCTTCTACTTTTTCACATCTGCTACATTTCTGTAAGGGTACCAGCCCACTCGCTCAAAGGGGAAGCCTGTGCCGAAAACCTCTTTCGCTGTTCAATGTCCAGAATGTCAGACGCGTTTCAAAATGCGCGATAAGAAGGTCATTGGACGTAAGAAAAAATGCCCCCAGTGCTCTGCTCATTTCGTGGTTCGCCCCGAATCAACGGCAGATGAATTCGAATCAGTGGGGGCAAGTTCATCGGGAGGATCATCGCTTCCTCCAAGACGCTCGGCTCGGAAACCGGCCAAAAAACGCCGGGTGGTACGCGACGAATTCGAAGACGGACCGGCGACCGGCAAAAAACGTCGATCAAAAAAACGAGAACCCGAAAAGCAAGAAAGCAAAGTGCTCTTGTATGTACTCATCGGGATGATTCCTCTGTTGCTTTGTGGAATCGGAGCGCTGGTTTACTTCGTAGGCATACCTGGATCCGGAGGAGGTGCCATAGCAGAAGAGTTCGTCATGCCGGAAGAATATGACACCTGGGGAACGCGCGACAGTAATTTTCAATTTCAGTATCCCAAAGGATGGGCAGCGTCAGGGGTAAAAAAACGAGCTTCCGTCGAGCACGGCTCCATTAAAATCTCGGCAGAGGACAGCTTGGTGGGGTCGCTGTTTGCCGATATCTCCAGAGGCCCGGGTGTCATCGGCGAAAAGCCGGAGCGTTTTCCCGTCGACGATGTCCACGACCTCATGGGAGCCAAACTCGTCGAGAAGCACCCCGACTGGTCCGAAGTGGACCGTGACCGTCTGAAAAACAGAGGCGGAAACTCCCATCTATCCGAATACACTTACAGCACCTTTTTCGGAGGCGAACGCAAAGGGTATCGGCTCACACTCCTCAATGCGAAATATCAACTGAACGTACTGCTCGAATGCGATGCCGATGAATTCGAACAAGTCAAACCCCTCTTCGAAGAAATGATGCCTACCTTCGGCCCTAAATAAAATGGGGTCGTGGTGAGTCAGGCAGTTAATTCTGTTTGCATCAGTTCAGCTGTGTGAATCCGTGTCTTTCTGTGGTTCCAACCAACATCTTGCATTAAGTCACTTCGGTACTACTTCGCCAGTGACACACCGATGATCTCTTCGTGGTTGCGGACATAGATGTTCTTGTTGGCGAAGGCCGGGTGACACCAGACCATTTGCATTCCGTTGGTGGAAGGGCCAGGGTCGATCAGGTGGGTGCGATCGAGTTCCTGGTAACTTTCCGGGTTCAGGTTGGCGATGATCAGGTCGCCTTCGCTGTTAAATAGAAAGAAGCGGTCCTCCTGTTTTACTGCAAAAGCAGTCGCTCCTTTCTTAGAACGTTCCCCGGTCGTCGGTTCATACGTGCTCCAGAGATGGTCGCCCGTTTTGACATCAAAGCAGACAAACGCCGCATTCCCGTTCACACCATACATGAAGTCTCCTTCCATAAAGGGGATACTCGATTGCGCCGAAATCCCCAGGCGTCCATTCCCTTCCCACAACTGCTCGACGGCAGGCTTGTCCTTGTTCAATTGAAGCATCTCCGATTTCTGGGGCGTACCAGCGACAAACAGGTAATGGTTCTTCACCCTCGGAGTGATCACAGCCAGACCGTAGATCGTATCAAATGGGTGAGTCCAGTAGACTTCACCTGACTTCGGATTGAGACCGTTAACCGAGTCGCCCGACAGAATGATCAATTGCTCCACTCCACCCGCCTGAGTGATCGCTGGCGAGGAGTAACCGATATCGCTGGCCGACAAGCTCTTCCAGATTTCTTTGCCAGTCGTTTTATCAAACGCCACGGCAATCGAACCCTCTCCACCCACGATACAGAACAGCATGTCGTTATGGAGCAGGGGATGCGTGCAGGAACCCCAATGAGCCGGGCGGTCGTAGTATTTCTTTTTGAAATCGACTTCCCAGATGACCTCGCCTTTATCCAGGCTCAGACATTTAAGATCGCCCATTGCCCCGACGGAATACACCCGGTTGCCTTCGATCGCAGGAGTCGACCGGGGCCCCGCTCCGTACGAGATGTTGTAAGGGCAGTCGTACTCATGCTTCCAGACGATCTCGCCCGTCGACTCACTCAGAGCCAGAATCCGTTCCTTCCCCGTCCGTTTATCCCGCTGAGTCCCTTCGTAATGACTGGGGCCGGAATCGGAAACATAGTCCGTGACGATCACATATCCCTGCGCGACGGCAGGGCCGGAGTAACCCTCCCCGATGGGTGTTCGCCACAGTACCTTCGGTCCCTCGGCAGGGAATTCCTTGACAATTCCACTCTCCCGCCAGATAGAATCTCCCTGAGGCCCCAACCAGTGCGGCCAGTCTTCGGCTTGAGTTGTAGCTGAACAGCAGCAAACAAAAAGACATACGGCAAAGCAAAGGCGTATCATGAGCAGAGTCCTTCTTTAGACGAACAGCACCGGTTACACAGGTTTAGCTATATCATCCTGCCTGATAATTAGCATTTCCGCAAGTTACTAACCCGCGTTATAAGTCGGTTGGGGTTGCGGAATTGGAGGAGCGGGTTGTTCCCGTTTCGCTTCGCGGATTAATTCGAATAGTGTCTCGACTTCGTAATGCACGGATCGCGGGGCCGTGATGATGAGGATGTTCACACTCGGCAGGTACTGCAGGTGACTGACCTGACGTCGCAGGTCCATGTCGTTATCCGCTTGTTCTATGGGAACAATGCTGCCACTTATGGGCTCGAATAGACGATCGGCAAATCGCCAGTAAACATGTATCTGATTCGTGAGGAGGTCAATCAGTTCGGCAGCACCGGGGCTTTGCTGATCGGTCTGCACCGAGTAAAAACTAACGTCGTAGAATTTTCGCGACATTTCGCTTGGAGCAAAGATTCGGAGACCGACATTGGCAATGAGGACGCCACCTTCTGTAGGAATGGCAAGGTACTCATATAACATGTTTTTGAATTCGGCTTGATATTCATTACTGTAATGAATAAACAATTGCTGGCTTAAATCATTCAATCCATCCTGGAAGCTTTGCGATTCCAACGTCACGTCCGTGCCGAGTGTCTTGCTATAAATCTCTTCAAACGTTTTCCGTCCAATCAGACCTTCGAATTCCACGTCGAGCTTGACTGCCTTAGCCATCGCAAGAATCGCTTCATCAACTGTCTGGGTTGCTTTCAGCTCGACTCTGAGCGGTTGATTCAGCTTCTGTTTATTCTCGGCCAGTTGGAGAGCAGCTGTCGACTCCGGGTTAACGACCTGGGCGACCTTGAGAGTCTGTTCCGTTTTCGATTCGGCAACAGATTCCTCTTCACTACGGCACGGGTTCGCGGCGTAAGAAAGACCGACGACAACGCAAGGCAAGACGTACAGTAGTGATTTTTTAAAACGCATAGTAACTCCGTTGTTGATGCGGTTAACGTAGATGCTTGGGACCGTGATT is part of the Polystyrenella longa genome and harbors:
- a CDS encoding DNA-methyltransferase, with the protein product MATNWNQVRQGDCIKGMQQLEGGSVDLAFADPPFNIGYDYDTYNDDRSADEYLDWSKTWLSEVVRVLKPDGTFWLAIGDEYAAELKVMMQRELGLHCRSWVIWYYTFGVNCKNKFSRSHAHLFHMVKNPKEFTFNADDPQIRIPSARQLVYGDKRANPKGRLPDDTWILRPQDIPESFQSEEDTWYVPRVNGTFKERKGWHGCQMPELILARIIRACTHEGAKVLDPFSGSGTTLAVAKKLHREFLGFELSEEYTTRVNERLSEITPGDPLQGTENPLKSAPSTKNGKTLESRQKKNKTIPKERL
- a CDS encoding fumarylacetoacetate hydrolase family protein — its product is MKLAKVVAAGEVTPAVVEGDEVRLLDLTQVENVKTLSDILHSPDPVGLTRFLIDTKLDPVSVEQVEWLPPLDQQEVWAAGVTYKRSQQARMEESETGASHYDKVYEADRPELFFKATPNRVVAPGKPVRVRYDSNWSVPEPEFALVINPDMKIVGYTIGNDMSARDIEGENPLYLPQAKLYKECCALGPSILLAGDGELNLAEIEVRLKIERNGETIVSGETALDQLHRSLTELVAWLGRDNEFPGGAILLTGTGIIPPDEFSLEQDDLIHMSVTGIGTLTNPVVKD
- a CDS encoding PQQ-binding-like beta-propeller repeat protein; translated protein: MIRLCFAVCLFVCCCSATTQAEDWPHWLGPQGDSIWRESGIVKEFPAEGPKVLWRTPIGEGYSGPAVAQGYVIVTDYVSDSGPSHYEGTQRDKRTGKERILALSESTGEIVWKHEYDCPYNISYGAGPRSTPAIEGNRVYSVGAMGDLKCLSLDKGEVIWEVDFKKKYYDRPAHWGSCTHPLLHNDMLFCIVGGEGSIAVAFDKTTGKEIWKSLSASDIGYSSPAITQAGGVEQLIILSGDSVNGLNPKSGEVYWTHPFDTIYGLAVITPRVKNHYLFVAGTPQKSEMLQLNKDKPAVEQLWEGNGRLGISAQSSIPFMEGDFMYGVNGNAAFVCFDVKTGDHLWSTYEPTTGERSKKGATAFAVKQEDRFFLFNSEGDLIIANLNPESYQELDRTHLIDPGPSTNGMQMVWCHPAFANKNIYVRNHEEIIGVSLAK
- a CDS encoding MJ0042-type zinc finger domain-containing protein, translating into MPKTSFAVQCPECQTRFKMRDKKVIGRKKKCPQCSAHFVVRPESTADEFESVGASSSGGSSLPPRRSARKPAKKRRVVRDEFEDGPATGKKRRSKKREPEKQESKVLLYVLIGMIPLLLCGIGALVYFVGIPGSGGGAIAEEFVMPEEYDTWGTRDSNFQFQYPKGWAASGVKKRASVEHGSIKISAEDSLVGSLFADISRGPGVIGEKPERFPVDDVHDLMGAKLVEKHPDWSEVDRDRLKNRGGNSHLSEYTYSTFFGGERKGYRLTLLNAKYQLNVLLECDADEFEQVKPLFEEMMPTFGPK